One Gloeobacter morelensis MG652769 DNA window includes the following coding sequences:
- a CDS encoding polysaccharide biosynthesis/export family protein: protein MTSKTVSLFSVLLASLLLFQAACPAQTTPTLSGGRSFNLEATTTDYAIGPGDGLQINFFNVPELSGARTVLPDGTLSMPLLGSVRGEGLTADQLTDKLAELYRPYLVKTRISVTIERPRPVTITVSGEVYRPGAYTSQPVQTLAATGGVPSVVTNRINVSSVLAQAGGVTERADVRNVTFIRQMPNGQTARRSLDLWALIQNGDVSQNPVLQDGDALVVAEAGTPNLKEYGHIASSNLSPESIEVQVVGEVQRPGAVKLRGSSPLIAALQGAGGLTNLADPTRVELLRINRDGSVSHRLIDAKVEQALDEQKNPPLRDRDMLIVRRSFGGEVVTGISTVLGPITQLSNILLLFRALR from the coding sequence ATGACAAGCAAAACTGTTTCTCTCTTTTCCGTTTTGCTGGCATCGCTGCTGCTTTTTCAGGCGGCGTGTCCGGCACAGACCACACCGACACTCTCCGGGGGCCGCAGTTTTAACCTTGAAGCGACCACTACCGATTACGCGATCGGCCCTGGGGACGGTCTGCAGATCAATTTCTTCAACGTGCCGGAGTTGTCCGGTGCGCGCACGGTCCTTCCCGACGGCACCCTGTCGATGCCGCTGCTGGGCAGCGTGCGCGGCGAGGGGCTGACGGCGGATCAGCTCACCGATAAGCTGGCCGAACTGTACCGCCCCTACCTGGTCAAGACGCGCATCTCGGTGACCATCGAGCGGCCGCGGCCGGTGACGATCACGGTGAGCGGCGAGGTGTACCGGCCGGGCGCCTACACCTCGCAGCCGGTCCAAACGCTGGCGGCTACCGGGGGCGTGCCGAGCGTGGTCACCAACCGCATCAACGTCAGCTCGGTGCTGGCCCAAGCCGGGGGAGTGACCGAGCGGGCGGATGTGCGCAATGTGACCTTTATTCGCCAAATGCCGAACGGCCAGACCGCCCGGCGTTCGCTCGATTTGTGGGCTCTTATCCAGAACGGAGATGTCAGCCAAAACCCGGTACTGCAGGACGGTGACGCCCTGGTCGTCGCCGAGGCGGGCACCCCGAACCTCAAGGAGTACGGCCATATCGCCAGCTCCAACCTCTCACCTGAATCGATCGAAGTGCAGGTGGTTGGTGAAGTGCAGCGCCCGGGGGCGGTGAAACTCCGGGGCAGTTCGCCTTTGATCGCGGCACTGCAGGGGGCCGGCGGATTGACGAATCTGGCCGACCCGACCCGCGTCGAGCTGTTGCGCATCAACCGGGACGGCAGCGTCAGCCACCGCCTGATCGACGCCAAAGTCGAGCAGGCCCTCGACGAGCAAAAAAATCCACCCCTGCGGGACCGCGACATGCTCATCGTCCGGCGCTCCTTCGGCGGCGAGGTGGTCACCGGGATCAGCACCGTCCTTGGACCGATTACCCAGTTGAGCAATATCCTTTTACTTTTCAGGGCTCTGCGCTGA